Proteins co-encoded in one Cydia splendana chromosome 11, ilCydSple1.2, whole genome shotgun sequence genomic window:
- the LOC134794763 gene encoding carboxypeptidase B-like, translating into MKAKMNKILLVLCLAFCSVLAKNEIYDGHALYQIDLQTAEQGSFFAELEHRLNLDVWAHGGLGDPATVLVPKAARSLLQDGLGAAGIGYRLAVENVKEELDLEEKLLSEAAAKSNRTSRFGLPFDTIHRYAAVDAYLVELASRYPNLVTVVSAGRSFEGRDIKYLKISTTNFQDRSKPIVYMQSLLHAREWVTLPATLYAIEKLVIDVQEQDLLQNIDWIILPIANPDGYEFTHTSSRYWRKNRATGYMIGNWCSGVDLNRNFGFQWSEASSASVCSETFHGSSAFSEPEAAIIRDITLAYGDRIELFLDIHSFGSWMLYGYGDGQLPPNGLIIHMVGVRMAQAIDAVKWPSNRNYVVGNSALLLYPASGTTSDYAQSLGIPLAYTYELPAYRNNYSTLNGFLVDPDFIEQAGFETWQGIKEGARYAADSYRARNKK; encoded by the exons ATGAAGGCCAAAATGAATAAAATCCTATTGGTGTTGTGTTTGGCCTTCTGTTCTGTTTTGGCCAAGAACGAAATTTATGATGG CCATGCCCTCTACCAAATCGATCTTCAAACAGCAGAGCAAGGATCTTTCTTTGCCGAGTTGGAGCATCGTCTGAACCTGGACGTCTGGGCCCATGGTGGCCTGGGTGACCCTGCGACCGTCCTGGTACCGAAGGCAGCTCGGTCTCTGCTGCAGGATGGCTTGGGAGCTGCTGGAATTGGCTACAGACTTGCGGTAGAAAATGTCAAAGA GGAATTGGACTTGGAAGAGAAACTATTGTCTGAAGCGGCAGCCAAAAGCAACAGGACTAGTAGATTTGGCCTACCCTTTGACACAATCCATAGATATGCTGCT gttgACGCTTACCTAGTCGAGCTTGCAAGTAGGTATCCTAATCTCGTAACAGTGGTGTCTGCAGGAAGAAGCTTTGAAGGTCGTGATATCAAATATTTGAAGATCTCCACCACAAACTTCCAg GACAGGAGCAAACCCATAGTCTATATGCAATCTCTGCTCCATGCTCGTGAATGGGTCACACTGCCTGCCACTCTATACGCCATAGAGAAACTGGTGATTGACGTTCAGGAGCAGGATCTTTTGCAAAACATTGACTGGATTATCCTGCCAATCGCCAATCCTGATGGATATGAGTTCACCCACACAAGC AGTCGTTATTGGCGCAAGAACCGTGCAACAGGCTACATGATCGGAAACTGGTGCTCCGGTGTCGATCTGAACCGGAACTTCGGCTTCCAATGGTCCGAAGCATCCAGTGCCTCCGTATGCTCGGAAACTTTCCACGGCAGCAGCGCCTTCTCCGAACCTGAGGCGGCCATCATCAGGGATATTACCTTGGCTTATGGCGACAGGATTGAGCTGTTCTTAGACATCCATAGTTTTGGAAGCTGGATGCTGTATGGCTACGGCGATGGTCAATTGCCCCCGAATGGACTAATCATTCATATGGTTGGCGTTAGGATGGCTCAAGCTATTGACGCCGTCAAATGGCCATCGAACAGAAACTACGTAGTTGGGAACAGTGCTTTACTCCTATATCCCGCTTCTGGGACTACTTCAGATTATGCCCAGTCTCTTGGCATTCCTCTAGCTTATACCTATGAGCTGCCAGCGTATAGGAATAATTACAGTACGCTGAACGGGTTTCTGGTTGACCCTGATTTTATAGAGCAGGCTGGATTTGAGACGTGGCAGGGTATCAAGGAAGGAGCCAGATACGCGGCCGACAGTTATAGGGCGAGGAATAAGAAATAA
- the LOC134795021 gene encoding carboxypeptidase B-like, whose product MRLLAVVLLFALAYAKHEKYEGWKSYYVGPASAEQLKALGPFLDQYSVDVLSHPIVQREGVVLVAPKHQAGFTKALEDLAIDYKVHAENVKAALDHDDTLIAAKKARDFMRNGGKNLPYDNYQSLEAIDAYVIDIAARFPDTVTLVHPANSFEGRPIYYLKISTTNFQDERKPVIFIDGGIHAREWVSPPSVTWMIHKLTEDVTEPDLLENFDWIILPVVNPDGYAYTFSSDRFWRKTRSTDSHAWSFLCPGVDGNRNYDFFWGTVGTSASPCGDTYGGSQAFSEIETRVVRDLLHEYLHRMALYLTMHSYGSMILYGWGHDGSLSPNALALHTVGVNMATAIDGRKLPNFPNYIVGNAVLVLWYGASGASEDYAHLIGVPLSYTYELPGLQGGFEGFHLDPIYIEQVARETWEGIIVGARRAGELFR is encoded by the exons ATGAGGTTACTGGCCGTGGTTCTGTTGTTCGCTTTGGCATATGCCAAGCACGAGAAATATGAGGG ATGGAAGTCCTACTACGTGGGACCAGCGTCCGCTGAACAGCTGAAGGCCCTCGGACCGTTCCTCGACCAGTACTCCGTCGATGTCCTGAGTCACCCCATCGTCCAACGCGAGGGCGTTGTTCTGGTGGCTCCGAAACATCAGGCCGGCTTCACCAAGGCTTTAGAAGACTTGGCTATCGACTACAAGGTGCATGCTGAGAATGTTAAAGC tGCCTTGGACCACGACGATACACTGATTGCGGCTAAGAAGGCACGCGACTTCATGAGGAATGGCGGAAAAAATCTACCTTATGACAACTATCAGTCTTTAGAAGCG ATCGACGCTTACGTCATCGACATTGCAGCTCGATTCCCTGATACCGTCACCTTGGTCCACCCCGCAAATTCCTTCGAAGGCCGCCCCATCTACTACCTGAAGATTTCCACCACAAACTTCCAAGATGAGAGAAAACCCGTGATCTTCATTGATGGCGGTATTCATGCGAGGGAGTGGGTCTCCCCACCTTCGGTTACCTGGATGATTCATAAGTTGACTGAAGACGTGACTGAGCCTGACCTTCTGGAGAACTTTGACTGGATCATCCTGCCTGTGGTCAATCCTGACGGATATGCTTACACCTTCTCATCG GACCGTTTCTGGCGCAAAACTCGCTCAACTGACAGCCACGCCTGGAGCTTCTTATGTCCTGGAGTAGACGGCAACCGCAACTATGACTTCTTCTGGGGCACCGTTGGCACCAGCGCTTCACCTTGCGGAGACACATACGGCGGGAGCCAAGCCTTCTCCGAGATCGAAACCAGAGTAGTCAGAGACCTGCTTCATGAATACCTTCACCGCATGGCTTTATACTTGACCATGCATAGTTATGGTAGCATGATCCTCTACGGATGGGGTCATGATGGATCTCTATCTCCTAACGCTTTAGCTCTTCATACTGTTGGTGTCAATATGGCTACCGCTATCGATGGCCGTAAACTGCCTAACTTCCCTAACTATATCGTCGGCAACGCAGTCTTGGTGCTGTGGTATGGCGCGTCTGGTGCCTCTGAGGACTATGCGCATCTGATCGGTGTCCCGTTGTCTTACACTTATGAGTTGCCAGGTCTCCAGGGTGGTTTCGAAGGGTTCCACCTGGATCCTATCTACATCGAGCAGGTCGCCCGCGAGACGTGGGAGGGTATTATCGTGGGAGCCAGGAGAGCAGGAGAGTTGTTTAGATGA